One Deinococcus aerolatus genomic window carries:
- a CDS encoding dihydrofolate reductase encodes MTLPHLTLAHLRHPRLTFVVAMAENRVIGRDGDLPWRLPADLAHFKRLTVGKPVIMGRKVYDSIGKPLPDRLNIVLTRNPAFQAPGCVVVHSPEEALAAAGDTADVMIIGGEDIYRLYLPQADRVELTVVHAEIGGDTFFPELPGEWTETARRERAADERNPHALSFLTLDRVPHPQG; translated from the coding sequence TTGACCCTGCCCCACTTGACCCTGGCCCACCTGAGACACCCACGTCTGACCTTCGTTGTGGCGATGGCGGAAAACCGCGTGATCGGCCGGGACGGTGACCTGCCGTGGCGGCTGCCCGCCGATCTGGCGCACTTCAAGCGGCTGACCGTGGGCAAACCCGTGATTATGGGCCGCAAGGTCTACGACTCGATTGGGAAACCGCTGCCCGACCGACTCAACATTGTTCTGACGCGCAATCCAGCGTTTCAGGCCCCCGGCTGCGTCGTTGTCCACTCGCCAGAGGAAGCGCTGGCGGCAGCAGGCGACACCGCTGACGTCATGATCATCGGCGGCGAGGACATTTACCGTCTGTATCTGCCCCAGGCGGACCGGGTGGAACTGACCGTGGTTCACGCGGAGATCGGAGGTGACACGTTCTTTCCCGAACTGCCCGGAGAGTGGACGGAAACGGCGCGGCGCGAGCGGGCGGCGGACGAACGCAACCCGCATGCCCTGAGTTTCCTGACCCTGGACCGGGTCCCCCACCCGCAGGGCTGA
- a CDS encoding pyridoxamine 5'-phosphate oxidase family protein encodes MAEKKLADLSDQMRKIDIAMLSTHSKGGNIAGRPMSNNGQVEYDGTSYYFTYEAAHTVGEIEADPKVSLAFMGQKGFSVAVEGKATLSRDRAKMQQHWSPDLDKWFKNGIDTPDIVMIQVDATRVHYWDGEDEGEIKL; translated from the coding sequence ATGGCTGAAAAAAAGTTGGCTGACCTGTCGGACCAGATGCGCAAGATCGACATTGCCATGCTCTCCACCCACAGCAAGGGGGGCAACATCGCCGGGCGGCCCATGAGCAACAACGGACAGGTGGAGTACGACGGCACCTCGTACTATTTCACCTACGAGGCCGCGCACACCGTGGGCGAGATCGAGGCGGACCCGAAGGTCTCGCTGGCTTTTATGGGCCAGAAGGGCTTCTCGGTGGCGGTGGAGGGCAAGGCCACCCTCAGCCGCGACAGGGCCAAGATGCAACAGCACTGGTCCCCGGACCTGGACAAGTGGTTCAAGAACGGCATCGACACCCCGGACATCGTGATGATCCAGGTGGACGCCACCCGCGTGCACTACTGGGACGGCGAGGACGAGGGCGAGATCAAGCTGTAA
- a CDS encoding HNH endonuclease: MARNKPDPSWYAPPKAADPCVLCGREAPNMTDHHLVPKSQGRRQGVRLGDIPTVRMCAACQGYLQKTFSNGQLAGELNTVEALLANEEVQRFVAWVRKQPLTKGVRVH, translated from the coding sequence ATGGCCCGCAACAAACCCGATCCCAGCTGGTACGCCCCGCCCAAAGCCGCCGACCCCTGCGTGTTGTGTGGCCGCGAGGCCCCCAACATGACCGATCACCATCTGGTGCCCAAATCGCAGGGGCGGCGCCAGGGTGTCAGGCTGGGCGACATTCCCACGGTGCGGATGTGCGCGGCCTGCCAGGGCTACCTGCAAAAGACCTTCAGCAATGGACAGCTGGCCGGCGAGCTGAACACCGTCGAGGCCCTGCTGGCCAATGAGGAGGTTCAGCGTTTTGTCGCCTGGGTCCGCAAGCAACCGCTGACCAAGGGCGTGCGCGTCCACTGA
- a CDS encoding App1 family protein, with the protein MNSVKTAFKRALPAVERAVLVADRAISGYVQPRRARGKLILQPYVGWGTPHGVELTGRVLLPRIVSPPTTGDRRWRNFVNSMRRLFSREVGGVQVNGVLDGVSASVLSDDGGYFTLSFTPLGPLPGGWHEAALSIEGKEGQTRARVQVIDNARFGVISDLDDTVIQSDVTSLPRMLMTALTGNARTRSPFPGVGALYRALVREGEVHNPIFYVSSSPWNFFDLLWQFLDYRRIPLGPLFLRNWGMGLLAGHGGHKLEIITRLFERFPHLNFVLIGDSGEQDALIYSEVVRRYAGRVLAVYIRDLTGVFQDETVLKLRGELARTGVDLVLAADSLNAAGHAMAMGLITPGEYRGVLVSVTGPTER; encoded by the coding sequence GTGAATTCCGTCAAAACCGCCTTCAAACGGGCGCTGCCTGCCGTGGAGCGCGCGGTCCTGGTGGCGGACCGGGCCATCAGCGGCTACGTGCAGCCGCGCCGGGCGCGGGGCAAGCTGATCTTGCAGCCCTACGTGGGCTGGGGTACCCCGCACGGCGTCGAACTCACGGGACGCGTGCTGCTGCCGCGCATCGTGTCGCCCCCCACCACCGGGGACCGGCGCTGGCGCAACTTTGTCAACAGCATGCGCCGCCTGTTCTCGCGCGAGGTGGGCGGGGTGCAGGTCAACGGTGTGCTGGACGGTGTCAGTGCCAGCGTCCTGAGCGACGATGGGGGCTATTTCACCCTGTCGTTCACGCCCCTGGGGCCGCTGCCCGGCGGCTGGCACGAGGCGGCCCTGAGCATCGAGGGCAAGGAGGGCCAGACCCGCGCCCGCGTGCAGGTGATCGATAACGCCCGCTTCGGGGTGATCAGTGACCTCGACGACACCGTGATTCAGTCGGACGTGACCAGCCTGCCGCGCATGCTGATGACCGCCCTGACCGGCAACGCGCGTACCCGCTCGCCGTTTCCCGGCGTGGGGGCGCTGTACCGCGCCCTGGTGCGTGAGGGCGAGGTCCACAACCCGATCTTTTACGTGTCCAGCAGCCCCTGGAATTTCTTCGACCTGCTGTGGCAGTTTCTGGACTACCGCCGGATTCCGCTGGGGCCGCTGTTCCTGCGCAACTGGGGCATGGGTCTGCTGGCCGGGCACGGGGGCCACAAACTTGAGATCATCACCCGCCTGTTCGAACGCTTTCCGCACCTGAACTTTGTGCTGATCGGGGACAGCGGCGAGCAGGACGCCCTGATCTATTCCGAGGTGGTTCGCAGGTACGCGGGCCGGGTTCTGGCGGTGTACATCCGTGACCTGACCGGCGTCTTCCAGGACGAGACGGTCCTCAAGCTGCGCGGAGAGCTGGCCCGGACCGGCGTCGATCTGGTGCTGGCCGCCGACAGTCTGAACGCGGCCGGGCACGCTATGGCGATGGGGCTGATCACCCCCGGCGAGTACCGGGGCGTGCTGGTCAGCGTCACCGGTCCCACCGAGCGCTGA
- a CDS encoding thymidylate synthase: protein MQPYLDLMRQILDHGAVKTDRTGTGTRSIFGAQLRFDLTQGFPLVTTKKIHLKSVIHELLWFLSGSSNVGYLQDHGVKIWDEWAGADGELGPVYGVQWRSWPTADGRQIDQIRQVVQQIKTNPNSRRLIVSAWNVGEIEQMALPPCHALFQFYVADGRLSCQLYQRSADVFLGVPFNIASYALLTLMIAQVCGLEPGEFVWTGGDCHLYSNHLEQAREQLSRDPRPLPTMHLNPEVKDLLQFRYGDFKLTGYDPHPHIKGVVAV, encoded by the coding sequence ATGCAGCCCTACCTCGACCTGATGCGGCAGATTCTGGACCACGGGGCGGTCAAGACGGACCGCACCGGCACCGGCACCCGCAGCATTTTTGGCGCGCAGCTGCGCTTTGACCTCACCCAGGGGTTTCCGCTGGTCACCACCAAGAAGATTCACCTGAAGTCGGTGATCCACGAGCTGCTGTGGTTCCTGTCCGGCAGCAGCAACGTCGGGTATCTGCAGGACCACGGCGTGAAGATCTGGGACGAATGGGCAGGCGCGGACGGCGAACTTGGCCCGGTCTACGGCGTGCAGTGGCGCAGCTGGCCCACCGCGGACGGGCGGCAAATTGACCAGATCCGGCAGGTGGTGCAGCAGATCAAGACGAATCCCAATTCCCGCCGCTTGATCGTCAGCGCGTGGAACGTGGGCGAGATCGAGCAGATGGCCCTGCCGCCCTGCCACGCGCTGTTCCAGTTCTACGTGGCGGACGGCCGCCTGAGCTGCCAGCTGTACCAGCGCAGCGCCGACGTGTTTCTGGGTGTGCCGTTCAACATCGCGTCCTACGCGCTGCTGACCCTGATGATTGCGCAGGTGTGCGGCCTGGAACCGGGTGAGTTCGTGTGGACCGGCGGCGACTGTCACCTGTACAGCAATCACCTGGAACAGGCCCGCGAGCAACTGTCGCGCGATCCCAGACCCCTGCCCACCATGCACCTGAACCCGGAGGTGAAAGACCTGCTACAGTTCAGATACGGGGATTTCAAACTCACGGGCTATGACCCCCACCCACACATCAAGGGGGTGGTGGCGGTTTGA
- a CDS encoding acyl-CoA dehydrogenase family protein: MTFLHLLSELTPAQADVVDRAAAAIRQHAPACEAAQDVTPEAAGALSASGYTRLAVPESRGGLGAGLAQFARAQLALGTADASLALVLAMHGHVTGAAFQGRTLPEPLLHAVAVAGERGELLNALASEPELGSPSRGGLPQTRAVPEGTDFGGGGWRVTGRKTWSTGVRALRWALVTAATPDGQVGRYWVDMTGPGVRIEPTWQGALALRGSGSHDVVFTDAPAGLHAPPAPGQPASSAWFWTAIAATYLGVGFAALDAVSDYARVRVPTALGAPIATLPRIQENVGRIATSLQAARALLLEAAARWDADPGATAVPGIGAAKAHATNAAVHATDLASRTAGGAALNAALPLEKLLRDARAGLTHPPTDDTAYTALGRRLLEE; encoded by the coding sequence GTGACCTTCCTGCACCTGCTCTCCGAACTGACCCCCGCACAGGCCGACGTTGTGGACCGTGCCGCCGCCGCCATTCGCCAGCACGCCCCGGCCTGTGAGGCGGCCCAGGACGTGACGCCGGAGGCCGCCGGGGCGCTGTCGGCCTCCGGCTACACCCGTCTGGCGGTTCCTGAAAGCCGGGGCGGATTGGGGGCCGGCCTCGCCCAGTTCGCGCGGGCACAGCTGGCGCTGGGCACGGCCGACGCCAGCCTCGCCCTGGTGCTGGCAATGCACGGCCATGTGACGGGCGCGGCGTTTCAGGGACGGACGCTGCCCGAACCGCTGCTGCACGCCGTGGCCGTGGCTGGGGAGCGCGGCGAGCTGCTCAATGCCCTGGCCAGCGAACCCGAGCTGGGCAGTCCCTCGCGCGGCGGCCTGCCGCAGACCCGCGCCGTGCCGGAAGGGACGGACTTTGGGGGCGGCGGCTGGCGAGTTACGGGCCGCAAAACGTGGTCTACCGGGGTGCGTGCCCTGCGCTGGGCGCTTGTCACCGCCGCCACGCCGGACGGGCAGGTGGGCCGCTACTGGGTGGACATGACCGGTCCTGGCGTGCGCATTGAACCCACCTGGCAGGGGGCGCTGGCCCTGCGCGGTAGCGGCAGCCACGACGTGGTGTTCACGGACGCGCCGGCGGGCCTGCACGCGCCGCCCGCGCCCGGCCAGCCGGCCAGCAGCGCGTGGTTCTGGACGGCGATTGCGGCCACCTACCTGGGCGTGGGTTTCGCCGCACTGGACGCCGTCAGTGATTACGCCCGTGTGCGTGTGCCCACCGCGCTGGGCGCCCCCATTGCCACCCTGCCACGCATTCAGGAGAACGTGGGCCGCATCGCCACTTCCTTGCAGGCCGCGCGGGCGCTGCTGCTGGAGGCCGCCGCCCGCTGGGACGCCGATCCCGGCGCGACTGCTGTGCCGGGCATCGGCGCAGCCAAGGCGCACGCGACGAACGCGGCAGTCCACGCCACCGATCTGGCCTCGCGTACGGCGGGGGGGGCGGCCCTGAACGCCGCGCTGCCGCTGGAAAAGCTGCTGCGGGATGCCCGCGCGGGCCTGACCCACCCGCCCACCGACGACACGGCCTACACGGCGCTGGGGCGGCGACTGCTGGAGGAATGA
- the der gene encoding ribosome biogenesis GTPase Der, whose product MHKIAIVGRPNVGKSSLFNRLVGRREAVVADFPGVTRDAKEGMMLHQNHRITLVDTGGLWSGDEWEAAIRQKAEWAMEGAQAVIFVLDPREGLSAADYEVADWLRRLGTPVIVVANKIDSQKHEIYLAELWGLGFGDPVPISAEHARGLDELMDRVMTYLPEDDEDVPEIAPIRISLIGRPNVGKSSLLNAIVQSDRAIVADQPGTTRDSLDVEWDYGGQRFVLVDTAGIRKKPPTAIEDYAIQRSQAAIARSDLIWLVVNADELGDHELKLANLAYDSGKPVIVVVNKWDLIPDADLKSTEKDLNQKLHHISYAPRVYTSAINDYGIHDMLAEAMKLHDKWQSRVPTSELNRWLEVWQMRQAVPNFHGKKLRMYFMTQVETAPPTFAIFCNRATFVTRAYEGFLQNRIREDLALAGIPVRLKWKEKGPYKRGQKGEDAEA is encoded by the coding sequence ATGCATAAAATTGCCATTGTGGGCCGACCCAACGTCGGCAAATCAAGTCTGTTCAACCGTCTGGTGGGGCGGCGCGAGGCCGTGGTGGCCGACTTTCCCGGCGTGACCCGCGACGCCAAGGAAGGTATGATGCTGCACCAGAACCACCGCATCACGCTGGTGGACACCGGCGGCCTGTGGAGCGGCGACGAGTGGGAGGCCGCCATCCGTCAGAAGGCCGAGTGGGCCATGGAAGGCGCGCAGGCCGTGATCTTCGTGCTGGACCCGCGCGAGGGCCTGTCTGCCGCCGACTACGAGGTGGCCGACTGGCTGCGCCGCCTGGGCACCCCCGTCATCGTGGTGGCCAACAAGATCGACAGCCAGAAGCACGAGATCTACCTCGCCGAGCTGTGGGGCCTGGGCTTCGGCGATCCGGTGCCGATCAGCGCCGAGCACGCCCGCGGCCTGGACGAGCTGATGGACCGCGTGATGACCTACCTGCCGGAGGATGACGAGGACGTGCCGGAAATCGCGCCCATCCGGATTTCGCTGATTGGGCGGCCCAACGTCGGCAAGTCCAGCCTGCTCAACGCGATTGTGCAGTCTGACCGCGCCATCGTGGCCGATCAGCCGGGCACCACCCGCGATAGCCTGGACGTGGAGTGGGATTACGGCGGGCAGCGTTTCGTGCTGGTGGACACCGCCGGGATTCGAAAGAAGCCCCCCACCGCCATCGAGGACTACGCCATCCAGCGCAGCCAGGCGGCCATTGCCCGCAGTGACCTGATCTGGCTGGTGGTCAACGCGGACGAACTGGGCGACCACGAGCTGAAACTCGCCAACCTGGCCTACGACAGCGGCAAACCGGTGATCGTGGTGGTCAACAAGTGGGACCTGATTCCGGACGCGGACCTGAAAAGCACCGAGAAGGACCTGAACCAGAAGCTGCACCATATTTCCTACGCGCCGCGCGTGTACACCAGCGCCATCAACGACTACGGCATCCACGACATGCTGGCCGAGGCCATGAAGCTGCACGACAAGTGGCAGAGCCGCGTGCCGACCAGCGAACTCAACCGCTGGCTGGAAGTCTGGCAGATGCGTCAGGCCGTGCCGAACTTCCACGGCAAGAAGCTGCGGATGTACTTCATGACCCAGGTGGAGACCGCGCCGCCCACGTTTGCCATCTTCTGTAACCGCGCCACCTTCGTCACCCGCGCGTACGAGGGTTTCCTGCAAAACCGCATCCGCGAGGATCTGGCGCTGGCCGGCATTCCGGTGCGCCTGAAGTGGAAGGAGAAGGGGCCGTACAAGCGCGGCCAGAAGGGCGAGGACGCCGAGGCCTGA
- a CDS encoding DNA-directed RNA polymerase subunit beta', with product MKDFSKVRIAIASPEKVREWSFGEVEKPETINYRTLKPEREGLFDERIFGPQKDYECACGKYKRQRYEGKVCERCGVEVTSSKVRRYRMGHIDLATPAAHIWYVKDSPSKIGTLLDLSAGQLEKVLYFSSFLVTGPRNAQKDGRPLKRGELLTDDEYRELRFGRQETYTIPGGQEAVVRDGEYVTRGQTLGGNVVAKMDGLAQFRFPRRAEIAYREEVEATLPLPSDVLVDQETFRAGEILAELERDVQITAPVAGTAFLSEMGEDSVMVVIRQSVDAAPAEQDENGEDIETETPLGEVLARVYVPHGMDVQVAHGEIVDAGATLAEAKSGQRLRVSRDSRLSAVKLPKKGDATVTAHWTRRAEYPINPTMHVLVGDGSEVEAGQKVVGAIDKDEEITAEANGTITLHAPASIIVSKAKVYPYEDEPLVVIGDRVEPGDELADGGNLRSEISGRIEIDLVRKQVRVIESYDFEAKMGAEAVKELLDDIDLDVLEAELNEAMKDSSRHKRAKSRKRLEVTRAFKRSGNHPSWMILNTVPVMPPDLRPMVQVDGGRFATSDLNDLYRRLINRNNRLKKLIGQGAPDMIIRNEKRMLQEAVDALIDNGRRGSPVTNPGSDRSLRSLTDLLGGKQGRFRQNLLGKRVDYSGRSVIVVGPQLKLHQCGVPKRMALELFKPFLFKVLEEKGEVTNIKQARKMLERYRDTRDSVWDALEEVIEDKVVLLNRAPTLHRLGIQAFEPVLVEGQSIQLHPLVCEAFNADFDGDQMAIHVPLSAQAQAEARIQMLASHNLLSPANGEPNVKPSRDIILGIFTLTQLRHDNLGAGTDFADENAALQALEDDKVALNSPITVRGVATSPGRLKYNFSSPDEAIMAVERGGLDYQDHVRIRLNGTIYETSAGRVMFRRLVQEALGTQAALVDTLVDLNTAYEKDHLKDMVMACFKHLGIEATAGLLDALKDSGFKLSTSSGITIGIDDIVIPPSKGEILARADEQVAEIEQNYEFGFMTEEERYKQVVQLWNETKDEVKNAMFDNFSQNYPFNPLWIMSQSGARGNAQQITQLAGMRGLMARPDGSTIEVPIRASFREGLTVLEYFISTHGARKGGADTALRTADSGYLTRKLVDVAHEVVVRDVDCGTTDYSTISLGATDERSGEWRARKASEIETSIYGRTLTADVELSDGSTIREGEMLSLEDVKAITRDAKVLQDIFVRTPLNCRVKSGVCQKCYGYDLSQAKPVSMGEAVGVVAAESIGEPGTQLTMRTFHTGGVAGSGDITMGLPRVIELFEARKPKVPALIADTTGVIHITEEDERYLIKVEADDAQFSGKLHKVSRATRLLPEIKDGVHVEAGQQLTRGAVNPHDLLEHKDNESAQKYLVDEVQRVYRSQGVKVHDKHIEVIIRQMLRYVEIVDGGSTDLLEGQVVERWEVDGANNALAEDATPSSWKPVLLGITKSSLTTKSWLSAASFQHTTHVLTEASMKGQVDDLIGLKENVILGKLIPAGTGLLTVRDMQVADDRTLEKYGESNNSSDSVTGDRSYDDTRPGVVNENVTYTN from the coding sequence ATGAAAGATTTCAGCAAAGTCCGTATCGCCATTGCCAGCCCGGAAAAAGTCCGCGAGTGGAGCTTCGGCGAGGTTGAAAAGCCCGAGACCATCAACTACCGCACCCTGAAGCCCGAGCGCGAGGGTCTGTTCGACGAGCGCATCTTCGGGCCACAGAAGGACTACGAGTGCGCCTGTGGCAAGTACAAGCGCCAGCGTTACGAGGGCAAGGTCTGCGAGCGCTGCGGCGTGGAAGTCACGTCCAGCAAGGTGCGCCGCTACCGCATGGGCCACATCGATCTGGCGACGCCCGCCGCGCACATCTGGTACGTCAAGGACAGCCCCAGCAAGATCGGCACGCTGCTGGACCTGAGCGCCGGACAGCTGGAGAAGGTGCTGTACTTTTCCTCCTTCCTGGTCACCGGTCCGCGCAACGCCCAGAAGGACGGGCGGCCCCTCAAGCGCGGCGAACTGCTGACCGACGATGAGTACCGTGAACTGCGCTTCGGGCGGCAGGAAACCTACACCATTCCCGGCGGCCAGGAAGCCGTGGTGCGTGACGGCGAGTACGTGACGCGCGGGCAGACCCTGGGCGGCAACGTGGTGGCCAAGATGGACGGGCTGGCGCAGTTCCGCTTTCCCCGCCGCGCCGAGATCGCCTACCGCGAGGAAGTGGAGGCCACGCTGCCTCTGCCGTCCGACGTGCTGGTGGACCAGGAGACCTTCCGCGCCGGTGAGATCCTGGCCGAACTGGAGCGGGACGTGCAGATCACCGCGCCGGTGGCCGGCACCGCCTTCCTGAGCGAGATGGGCGAGGACTCCGTGATGGTGGTGATCCGCCAGAGCGTGGACGCCGCCCCCGCCGAGCAGGACGAGAACGGCGAGGACATCGAGACCGAGACCCCCCTGGGTGAGGTGCTGGCCCGCGTGTACGTGCCGCACGGCATGGACGTTCAGGTGGCACACGGCGAGATCGTCGACGCCGGGGCCACGCTGGCCGAAGCCAAGTCCGGCCAGCGCCTGCGCGTCAGCCGCGACAGCCGCCTGAGCGCAGTCAAGTTGCCCAAGAAGGGCGACGCCACCGTCACCGCGCACTGGACCCGCCGCGCCGAGTACCCGATCAACCCCACCATGCACGTGCTGGTGGGCGACGGCAGCGAGGTCGAGGCCGGGCAGAAGGTCGTCGGGGCCATCGACAAGGACGAGGAAATCACTGCCGAGGCCAACGGGACCATCACCCTGCACGCGCCGGCCAGCATCATCGTCTCCAAGGCCAAGGTCTACCCCTACGAGGACGAGCCGCTGGTCGTGATCGGCGACCGCGTGGAGCCTGGCGACGAGCTGGCCGACGGCGGCAACCTGCGTTCCGAGATCTCGGGCCGCATCGAGATTGATCTGGTGCGCAAGCAGGTGCGCGTCATCGAGTCCTACGACTTCGAGGCCAAGATGGGCGCCGAGGCTGTCAAGGAACTGCTCGACGATATCGATCTGGACGTGCTGGAAGCCGAGCTGAACGAGGCGATGAAGGACTCCTCGCGCCACAAGCGCGCCAAGTCCCGCAAGCGGCTGGAAGTCACGCGCGCCTTCAAGCGCAGCGGCAACCACCCCTCGTGGATGATTCTCAACACCGTGCCGGTGATGCCGCCGGATCTGCGCCCGATGGTGCAGGTGGACGGCGGACGCTTCGCCACATCGGACCTGAACGACCTGTACCGCCGCCTGATCAACCGCAACAACCGCCTCAAGAAGCTGATCGGCCAGGGCGCGCCCGACATGATCATCCGCAACGAGAAGCGCATGCTGCAGGAAGCGGTGGACGCCCTGATCGACAACGGACGGCGCGGCAGCCCCGTGACCAACCCTGGATCTGACCGCAGCCTGCGCTCGCTGACCGACCTGCTGGGCGGCAAGCAGGGCCGCTTCCGCCAGAACCTGCTGGGCAAGCGCGTGGACTACTCCGGCCGCTCGGTGATTGTGGTGGGCCCGCAGCTCAAGCTGCACCAGTGTGGTGTGCCCAAGCGCATGGCGCTGGAACTGTTCAAGCCGTTCCTGTTCAAGGTGCTTGAAGAGAAGGGTGAAGTCACTAACATCAAGCAGGCCCGCAAGATGCTCGAGCGCTACCGCGATACCCGCGACAGCGTGTGGGACGCGCTGGAAGAGGTGATTGAGGACAAGGTGGTGCTGCTTAACCGCGCGCCCACCCTGCACCGTCTGGGCATCCAGGCCTTCGAGCCGGTTCTCGTGGAAGGGCAGTCCATCCAGCTGCACCCGCTGGTCTGTGAAGCCTTCAACGCCGACTTCGACGGCGACCAGATGGCGATTCACGTCCCGCTGAGTGCCCAGGCGCAGGCCGAAGCCCGCATCCAGATGCTGGCCTCGCACAACCTGCTGTCCCCGGCCAACGGCGAGCCGAACGTCAAACCCAGCCGCGACATCATCCTGGGGATCTTCACGCTGACCCAGCTCCGGCACGACAACCTGGGCGCGGGCACCGACTTCGCCGACGAGAACGCCGCGTTGCAGGCCCTCGAGGACGACAAGGTGGCCCTTAACAGCCCGATCACGGTGCGTGGCGTGGCCACCAGCCCCGGCCGCCTGAAGTACAACTTCTCCAGCCCCGACGAGGCCATCATGGCCGTCGAGCGCGGCGGTCTGGACTACCAGGACCACGTCCGCATCCGCCTGAACGGCACCATCTACGAGACCAGCGCCGGGCGCGTGATGTTCCGCCGGCTGGTGCAGGAGGCGCTGGGCACCCAGGCCGCCCTGGTCGACACCCTGGTGGACCTGAACACCGCCTACGAGAAGGACCACCTCAAGGACATGGTGATGGCCTGCTTCAAGCACCTCGGGATCGAGGCCACCGCCGGCCTGCTGGACGCGCTGAAAGACAGCGGCTTCAAGCTGTCCACCTCCTCGGGCATCACCATCGGCATCGACGACATCGTGATTCCGCCCAGCAAGGGCGAGATCCTGGCCCGCGCCGACGAGCAGGTGGCGGAAATCGAGCAGAACTACGAGTTCGGCTTCATGACCGAAGAGGAGCGCTACAAGCAGGTTGTGCAGCTGTGGAACGAGACCAAGGATGAGGTCAAGAACGCCATGTTCGACAACTTCAGCCAGAACTACCCGTTCAACCCGCTGTGGATCATGAGCCAGTCCGGCGCGCGTGGTAACGCCCAGCAGATCACGCAGCTGGCCGGGATGCGCGGCCTGATGGCCCGCCCCGACGGCAGCACCATTGAAGTGCCGATCCGCGCCAGCTTCCGCGAGGGCCTGACCGTGCTGGAGTACTTCATCAGCACCCACGGCGCGCGTAAGGGTGGGGCCGACACGGCGCTGCGTACCGCCGACTCCGGGTACCTGACCCGCAAGCTGGTGGACGTGGCCCACGAAGTGGTTGTGCGCGACGTGGACTGCGGCACCACCGACTACAGCACCATCAGCCTGGGCGCCACCGACGAGCGAAGCGGCGAGTGGCGCGCGCGCAAGGCCAGCGAGATCGAGACCAGCATCTACGGCCGCACCCTGACCGCCGACGTCGAACTCAGCGACGGCAGCACCATCCGCGAGGGCGAGATGCTGTCCCTCGAGGACGTCAAGGCCATCACCAGGGATGCCAAGGTCCTGCAGGACATCTTCGTCCGCACTCCTTTGAACTGCCGGGTCAAGAGCGGCGTGTGCCAGAAGTGCTACGGCTACGACCTGTCGCAGGCCAAGCCGGTCAGCATGGGCGAGGCCGTGGGCGTCGTGGCGGCCGAGTCCATCGGCGAGCCCGGCACGCAGCTCACCATGCGGACCTTCCACACCGGCGGCGTGGCCGGCAGCGGCGACATCACCATGGGTCTGCCCCGCGTGATCGAGCTGTTCGAGGCCCGCAAGCCCAAGGTGCCGGCCCTGATCGCCGACACCACCGGCGTCATTCACATCACCGAGGAAGACGAGCGCTACCTGATCAAGGTGGAGGCCGACGACGCCCAGTTCAGCGGCAAGCTGCACAAGGTCTCGCGCGCCACCCGCCTGCTGCCCGAGATCAAGGACGGCGTGCACGTCGAGGCCGGCCAGCAGCTGACGCGCGGCGCCGTCAACCCGCACGACCTGCTGGAGCACAAGGACAACGAGTCCGCCCAGAAGTATCTGGTGGACGAGGTGCAGCGCGTGTACCGCAGCCAGGGCGTGAAGGTCCACGACAAGCACATCGAGGTGATCATCCGCCAGATGCTGCGCTACGTGGAAATCGTGGACGGCGGCAGCACAGACCTCCTGGAAGGTCAGGTTGTGGAGCGCTGGGAAGTGGACGGCGCCAACAACGCGCTGGCCGAGGACGCCACCCCCAGCTCCTGGAAGCCGGTCCTGCTGGGCATCACCAAGAGCAGCCTGACCACCAAGAGCTGGCTGAGCGCGGCGTCGTTCCAGCACACCACCCACGTGCTGACCGAGGCCAGCATGAAGGGCCAGGTCGACGACCTGATCGGCCTGAAGGAAAACGTCATCCTGGGCAAGCTGATTCCGGCCGGCACCGGCCTGCTGACCGTCCGCGACATGCAGGTGGCCGACGACCGCACGCTGGAGAAGTACGGCGAGAGCAACAACAGCAGCGACTCCGTAACCGGGGATCGCAGCTACGACGACACCCGCCCCGGCGTAGTGAACGAGAACGTCACCTACACCAACTGA